GACATTCTGTTCGCCAATCGCGAGGCGATCGATCACGCACTGACCGGCTTCACCGCCGAGGTCGATCGGGTGCGCGATGCGATCCGTCGTGGAGACGAAGCGGCGCTGACGGAATTGCTGACGCGTGCCCGTGTGGCGCGACGCGGGTGGAAGGCGTGACCGACGCCATCGCGATTCGCCCGCTCACGCAACCGCCCGACGCAGTGGTCGCAGTGCCGGGCTCGCGCAGCGTGACCAACCGCGCCCTCTTGATCGCCGCACTGGGGGAAGGTCGTTCGACTCTCGACGGCGCATCGTTCAGCGACGATACCGATGCGATGGCCGCGGCTTGGCGCACCCTCGGCGTGCCGGTGGCGGAAGATGCGGCCGCCCTGCGCTTCGTCGTCGATGGATGCAGCGGTCAGTGGCCGGTAGTGAACGCGGTGTTGGACGCGCGTGCCGCCGGTACGGCGATGCGTTTTCTCACCGCGGCCTTGTGCGTCGGCCGTGGGCACTATCGCCTCGATGGCACCGCCCGCATGCGCGAACGGCCGATTCAGGATCTACTCGATGCGCTGAGTCAACTCGGGGCACGGGTCCGCAGCGAGCACGACACCGGCTGCCCGCCGGTCGTGATCGACGCGAGGGGACTGCCCGGCGGCACCGCCACGGTGGCGGGCGACAAGAGCAGCCAGTTTCTATCGGCGCTATTGATGGCAGCGCCGTACGCGCAGCGCGACGTGACGATAGCCGTGCGCGGCCAGTTGATCGCCCGGCCGTTCGTCGACATGACGCTCGGCGTGATGGCCGACTTTGGCGTCGCCGTGGAGCGCGATGCTGATCTCCGTTTCCGCATCCGCAGCGGACAGCGATACCGGGGCCGCACGTACCGGATCGAGCCCGACGCGTTGGGCGCGCACTACTTCTTCGCGGCCGCAGCGGTAACCGGCGGGCGTGTGCGCGTGAACGGCATCGGCCGGCACTCGACCCAAGGCGACGCGCGCTTCGTCGAGGTGTTGGCCACGATGGGCGCGACGGTGACGCGCACCGACGAGTTCATCGAAGTGATCGGGCCCACGCAGCTCCACGGCGTCGACGTTGACTTGAACGAGATCTCCGACACCGCGCTCACGCTCGCGGCAATCGCGCCGTTCGCCAGCACGCCCGTGCGCATTCGCAACGTCGCCCACATTCGGTTGCAGGAGAGCGATCGCTTGCACGCCGCGGCCACCGAGTTGCAGCGACTCGGGGTGGCAGTGAGCGAACACGACGACGGGTTGGAGATTCAACCGTCGCCGGTGCAACCGGCGACCGTACAAACGTACGACGACCATCGTGTCGCCATGAGCTTTGCGCTCATCGGCTTGCGCGTGCCCGGCATTCGCATCGCGGATCCGGCTTGCGTGGCAAAAACCTTTCCGGACTATTTCGCGCGCCTGGAGAGCTTGCGCCGATGAAGCCCATCGTGATCGCCATCGACGGACCCGCAGGCGCCGGCAAGAGCACGGTGAGTCGCACGCTCGCACAGCGACTCGGCTATCGCTACGTCGATACTGGCGCGATGTATCGGGTGATCGGCGTGCTGGCCGCAGAGCAGAGTATCGAGTTGACCGACGCCAGCGTCTTGGCGACGTTGTGCGATACCGTCACCATCCGTTTCGAGACCACGGGCGATCGTGTGCGCACGTTCGCTGACGGCCGCGATCTCTCCGATCTGATTCGCAGCGCGGCCGCCGGGCAACTCGCCTCCAAGGTGTCGACAGTGCCGGCAGTGCGCGATCGGCTGGTCGCGCAGCAACGCACGCTCGGCGCCGGCGGCGGTGTGGTCATGGAAGGGCGCGACATCGGCACGGTGGTCTTCCCGAGCGCGCCGCTGAAGGTTTTTCTCGATGCGTCGCCGCTGGAGCGTGCGCGCCGCCGCGCCGCGGAGCTGCAAGCGCGCGGTGAGCGCGTTGACGTCGACGCGATGGCGCGCGAGATCGCCGACCGCGATACGCGCGACCGCACGCGCGCGCACTCGCCGCTGCGCCCGGCCGACGATGCGCACGTGATCGACAGCACCGGGCGCGGCATCGAGGCCATTGTCGACGAATTGGTGGAATTGGCGCGGCGCGCGCAAGGTACGCAAAGGGGTTGAAACTGTATGGCGTCAGGGATAAGGACACTGCACCACATCCGATTCAGGGGGTAGGTTTCACATGGATCAGCAAACCAAAGCGGCCGCAGGCGGCGGCCAAGAGGATTTTGGCCGCCTGTTCGAGCAGAGCCTGCGTTCAGTGCGCCCGGGCGGTGTTGTCCGCGGCCGCGTTGTCCTG
This region of Deltaproteobacteria bacterium genomic DNA includes:
- the aroA gene encoding 3-phosphoshikimate 1-carboxyvinyltransferase, yielding MTDAIAIRPLTQPPDAVVAVPGSRSVTNRALLIAALGEGRSTLDGASFSDDTDAMAAAWRTLGVPVAEDAAALRFVVDGCSGQWPVVNAVLDARAAGTAMRFLTAALCVGRGHYRLDGTARMRERPIQDLLDALSQLGARVRSEHDTGCPPVVIDARGLPGGTATVAGDKSSQFLSALLMAAPYAQRDVTIAVRGQLIARPFVDMTLGVMADFGVAVERDADLRFRIRSGQRYRGRTYRIEPDALGAHYFFAAAAVTGGRVRVNGIGRHSTQGDARFVEVLATMGATVTRTDEFIEVIGPTQLHGVDVDLNEISDTALTLAAIAPFASTPVRIRNVAHIRLQESDRLHAAATELQRLGVAVSEHDDGLEIQPSPVQPATVQTYDDHRVAMSFALIGLRVPGIRIADPACVAKTFPDYFARLESLRR
- a CDS encoding (d)CMP kinase; translation: MKPIVIAIDGPAGAGKSTVSRTLAQRLGYRYVDTGAMYRVIGVLAAEQSIELTDASVLATLCDTVTIRFETTGDRVRTFADGRDLSDLIRSAAAGQLASKVSTVPAVRDRLVAQQRTLGAGGGVVMEGRDIGTVVFPSAPLKVFLDASPLERARRRAAELQARGERVDVDAMAREIADRDTRDRTRAHSPLRPADDAHVIDSTGRGIEAIVDELVELARRAQGTQRG